One window of the Micropterus dolomieu isolate WLL.071019.BEF.003 ecotype Adirondacks linkage group LG08, ASM2129224v1, whole genome shotgun sequence genome contains the following:
- the micos10 gene encoding MICOS complex subunit MIC10, with the protein MSEKELGKKWDRCLADSAIKLGTGLGLGIVFSVLFFKRHTWPISFGSGAGLGMAYANCQNDLRSHYLQHRSEKE; encoded by the exons ATGTCTGAGAAGGAGCTGGGGAAAAAGTGGGACCGGTGCCTGGCAGACAGTGCCATTAAACTCG GTACTGGGCTGGGGTTAGGCATCgtgttttctgttctgttcttcaAAC GGCACACCTGGCCGATTTCATTCGGCTCAGGAGCGGGACTTGGCATGGCGTATGCCAACTGTCAGAATGACCTGAGGTCACATTATTTGCAGCATAGAAGCGAAAAG GAGTAG